The genomic segment GTTTAGATACACGGCTAAGTTCTCAGTGAAATGATTCAACACAAGGACATCGTTTTTTCCATCACGATTCAGATCGGCCACTGCTACATCATTCGGAGTTTGGCCGGTTGCATGACGGTTCGGTGGAGAAAAAGCTTTGTTCCCCTGATTCAAGAAAATGAGTAGGTCATAACCATTACGATTCACAATTGCGAGATCCTCCAGGCGATCCTGATTCAAATCGCCACTCGCGATACCGTCTGGACCAGAACCAGCCCCAAGAGCAGCTCGCGCCGGAAAAACTCCGGAACCATCATTCCACAATAGTGATACGTTGTTGCTGTAGAAATTTGCGGTGGCAATATCCAGATCACGATCGCCATCCAGGTCTGCAAGAACAAGATCGTGAGGATTATCGCCAGTGCTATAGCCGCCCGTATTTGAAAAAGTTCCATTTCCATCATTGAAAACCAAGGCGACATTGGAAATTCCAACATTCAGGAACGCAATATCCTGATCCAGATCTCCATCCAGATCACCCGATGCCAGTTCACCCGATGTGTATCCCTGGCCGAAAGAGCCATTCATAGCAAAACGACCCTGGCCATCATTTAACAAGACAGTTGTTTTAAAACAGGTGCTTGTCACAGCAATGTCTCTTGTGGAATCCTGATTCAAGTTAGCTGCTGTAAGATAGGCAACATGTCCGCACGCCCTGAAATTGGCGGGCGCATCGAAGGCGGCATTCCCACGATTCCTGGCAAAGGAGACCACTCCAAGGTTCTCGCCCCATGTTGCCGCCACATCGTTCCGCCCGTCTCCATCAAAATCTGAAATGGCGAAATCCACCATACTGGGAAAACCCGGCCACGACCCATCTGTTGTTGCCGGCCACATCTTCGCAAAGTTTAAAAAGGAGGAAAAACAACCAGCG from the bacterium genome contains:
- a CDS encoding VCBS repeat-containing protein: MRSYFKLFFIPFLLTIAADAEVNLSQPVFYNAGAIPVSLAVGDLDQDGDPDVAVLNRQGHLRVFLNNGAGCFSSFLNFAKMWPATTDGSWPGFPSMVDFAISDFDGDGRNDVAATWGENLGVVSFARNRGNAAFDAPANFRACGHVAYLTAANLNQDSTRDIAVTSTCFKTTVLLNDGQGRFAMNGSFGQGYTSGELASGDLDGDLDQDIAFLNVGISNVALVFNDGNGTFSNTGGYSTGDNPHDLVLADLDGDRDLDIATANFYSNNVSLLWNDGSGVFPARAALGAGSGPDGIASGDLNQDRLEDLAIVNRNGYDLLIFLNQGNKAFSPPNRHATGQTPNDVAVADLNRDGKNDVLVLNHFTENLAVYLNQAQACATPPPTTVPNKIEVPFFVKGVISNRQRLVFLNWSDVRSGSLTVFRNGRKFLTTANDGYHWDDVSKVKGQTLKYKVCEVAPFDSCSAELSVTF